In the Roseimicrobium gellanilyticum genome, one interval contains:
- a CDS encoding AEC family transporter, with protein MNYSTILLATLPVYLTMMVGAGARRIGWMPREADFGIMNLAVRVLFPCLAFERIVGNPALNNGGQVLLNATLGFVMVAASMGLCYLVTPLIGIKKGEGARTFALCTGLQNYGFVAIPVTEALFGKPLIGVLFTYTLGVELAMWTVGVGLLTGFSKAPWRHAINPPVISILASLVLHYAGVGPHVPEMIHVLLGQLGACAIPLCVILIGGTIMDLIGEERFKLNVAVATSVLRMFLLPFLFIAVGLWMPLSAEMKQVLCVQAAMPAAVFTVVLARHYGGHPATAVLVIVATTVVSIFTAPFAIGLAMKWLAVRQ; from the coding sequence ATGAACTATTCTACCATCCTCCTCGCCACGCTTCCTGTCTACCTCACCATGATGGTGGGCGCGGGTGCCCGGCGGATTGGGTGGATGCCACGCGAGGCGGACTTCGGCATCATGAACCTCGCGGTGCGGGTGCTTTTTCCATGCCTCGCCTTTGAGCGCATCGTGGGGAATCCGGCGCTGAACAACGGTGGGCAGGTCCTGCTGAATGCCACTCTGGGCTTCGTGATGGTGGCCGCGTCCATGGGGCTCTGCTACCTGGTCACGCCACTGATTGGCATCAAGAAAGGGGAGGGAGCGCGCACCTTCGCCCTCTGCACCGGCCTGCAGAATTACGGCTTTGTGGCCATCCCCGTGACGGAGGCGCTCTTTGGGAAGCCGCTTATCGGGGTGCTCTTCACCTACACGCTGGGCGTGGAACTTGCCATGTGGACCGTGGGCGTGGGTCTGCTCACGGGCTTCAGCAAGGCGCCGTGGAGGCACGCCATCAATCCGCCCGTCATCAGCATCCTGGCCTCACTGGTCCTGCACTACGCCGGGGTGGGGCCGCACGTGCCGGAAATGATTCACGTGCTGCTCGGCCAGCTCGGGGCATGTGCCATTCCGTTGTGCGTCATCCTCATTGGCGGCACCATCATGGACCTCATCGGCGAAGAGCGTTTCAAGCTGAATGTGGCCGTGGCCACCTCGGTGCTGCGCATGTTTTTGCTGCCCTTCCTGTTCATTGCGGTGGGGCTCTGGATGCCCCTGAGCGCGGAGATGAAGCAGGTACTCTGCGTGCAGGCGGCCATGCCGGCGGCGGTCTTCACCGTGGTACTGGCGCGGCACTACGGCGGGCACCCGGCCACGGCGGTGCTGGTGATTGTGGCCACCACCGTGGTGAGCATCTTCACCGCCCCCTTCGCCATCGGGCTTGCCATGAAGTGGCTGGCTGTGAGACAATAG
- the mtnA gene encoding S-methyl-5-thioribose-1-phosphate isomerase translates to MLVDGKPYRTVWLKPDEPHIVQIIDQRKLPWKFEVVDLRTVDEVARAIKDMWVRGAGCIAATAAYGMWLASLEAMRDPDYKLATKLGARKLLQTRPTAVNLMWAIERQLAALSKARTDIQALEMTRETAESIADEDVSACRAIGEHGLTLIQSIYRGKKPGEPVNILTHCNAGWLAFVDIGSATAPIYAAKKAGIPIHVWVDETRPRNQGSRLTAWELSQEGIPHTIIPDNTGGHLMQHEKVDMVITGADRITRKGDVANKIGTYLKALAAKDNGVPFYVAAPGSTIDWEMNDGLLEVPIEQRGEEEVALIEGMTSAGKLETVRLFPQASPAANYGFDVTPARHITGIITERGVVRADEAALDRAFS, encoded by the coding sequence ATGCTCGTAGACGGAAAGCCCTACCGCACCGTCTGGCTCAAGCCGGACGAACCCCACATCGTGCAAATCATCGACCAGCGGAAGCTGCCGTGGAAGTTCGAGGTCGTGGACCTGCGCACGGTGGATGAGGTAGCACGGGCCATCAAGGATATGTGGGTGCGTGGCGCGGGCTGCATCGCCGCCACTGCGGCCTATGGCATGTGGCTCGCCTCGCTGGAGGCCATGCGTGACCCCGACTACAAGCTGGCCACCAAGCTCGGTGCCCGCAAGCTCCTGCAGACTCGCCCCACGGCGGTGAACCTCATGTGGGCCATCGAACGCCAGCTCGCCGCCCTCTCGAAGGCGCGCACGGACATCCAGGCCCTGGAGATGACGCGCGAAACCGCCGAATCCATTGCCGATGAAGATGTGTCTGCCTGTCGGGCGATTGGCGAGCATGGACTCACGCTGATTCAGAGCATCTACCGTGGCAAAAAGCCCGGCGAGCCGGTGAACATCCTCACGCACTGCAATGCCGGCTGGCTGGCCTTTGTGGACATCGGCAGCGCCACCGCGCCCATCTACGCCGCGAAGAAGGCTGGCATTCCCATCCACGTATGGGTGGATGAAACCCGCCCGCGTAACCAGGGCTCACGCCTCACCGCCTGGGAACTCTCGCAGGAGGGCATCCCCCACACCATCATCCCCGACAACACGGGCGGCCACCTCATGCAGCATGAGAAGGTGGACATGGTCATCACCGGCGCGGACCGCATCACGCGCAAGGGCGATGTGGCGAACAAGATCGGCACCTACCTGAAAGCACTGGCCGCCAAGGACAATGGCGTGCCCTTCTACGTGGCCGCCCCCGGCAGCACCATTGACTGGGAGATGAACGATGGCCTGCTGGAGGTCCCGATTGAGCAGCGTGGTGAAGAAGAGGTCGCCTTGATCGAAGGCATGACCAGCGCCGGCAAGCTGGAGACCGTACGTCTCTTTCCGCAGGCGAGTCCGGCTGCGAACTACGGCTTCGACGTCACCCCTGCTCGCCACATCACCGGCATCATCACCGAACGTGGGGTGGTGCGTGCGGATGAAGCAGCGCTGGATCGGGCGTTTTCGTGA
- the msrB gene encoding peptide-methionine (R)-S-oxide reductase MsrB, with translation MKTPLIFLLPLASALPVVLALAEDKPATPKTPEASTTKMETGKVTKTDEEWRKKLTPEQFAITRRAGTERAHGAAYEKFEKEGEGTYYCVCCGGELFTSKEKFHSGCGWPSFYDSSKANNVLERVDNSHGMRRVETVCKRCEAHLGHVFEKEGYNTPTDRRFCINGAALVFVPKGGTPPKLEELSSPEVEKKKAEVKKEAGE, from the coding sequence ATGAAAACGCCGCTGATCTTTCTCCTGCCGCTGGCCTCTGCGCTGCCCGTGGTCCTGGCCCTTGCCGAGGACAAGCCCGCGACACCCAAAACCCCTGAAGCCTCTACCACGAAGATGGAAACCGGAAAAGTCACCAAGACCGATGAGGAATGGCGCAAGAAGCTGACGCCCGAGCAGTTCGCCATCACCCGCCGCGCGGGCACGGAGCGCGCCCATGGTGCTGCGTATGAGAAATTCGAAAAGGAAGGCGAAGGCACCTACTACTGCGTCTGCTGCGGTGGCGAGCTCTTCACCAGCAAGGAGAAGTTCCACTCCGGCTGCGGCTGGCCCTCCTTCTATGATTCCTCGAAGGCGAACAACGTGCTCGAGCGCGTGGACAACTCACACGGCATGCGCCGCGTGGAAACCGTGTGCAAGCGTTGCGAAGCCCACCTGGGCCACGTCTTTGAAAAGGAAGGCTACAACACCCCTACAGACCGCCGCTTCTGCATCAATGGCGCTGCCCTGGTCTTCGTGCCGAAGGGTGGTACCCCACCGAAGCTCGAGGAGCTGAGCTCACCCGAGGTGGAGAAGAAGAAGGCTGAGGTGAAGAAAGAGGCCGGGGAGTAG
- a CDS encoding PQQ-binding-like beta-propeller repeat protein, with the protein MKPLLLFPAVLCFSLPALASNWPQTRGPNRDSVSTDATVPTAWSEQENLKWKLGLPGAGASSPIVWGGKVFVTCFSGQKEDGDVSALVRHVLCIDKVTGQKLWQKDYPTTQQDDEWRGMIREHGYTSNTPVTDGAHVYVHWGKGGVVALDMDGKEVWKAPTGSESGRQRWGSSGSPVLWKNLLIVNAADEAQSVIAFDKATGRQVWKQTAGLLEGAFSSPQILKRADGREDLLFAAPSELWGMNPETGKLRWYAPTGIEGNVAPDPVVQGEDIYVFGGFPSTMRVALKAGDKGEVSASSMLWQDSQSTYVPTPLYHDGKLYVVSDQGFAWCADAKTGEMIYRERLGGAADPSAGGGGRRGGGKPFYASPLLIGDKIYAVSRKQGTYILAAKPQFQVLGTNVLVGDTTDFNATPAVSDGCLFLRSNKALYCIGK; encoded by the coding sequence ATGAAGCCGCTCCTTCTTTTCCCCGCAGTGTTGTGTTTTTCGTTGCCTGCGCTTGCGAGCAACTGGCCTCAAACACGCGGACCGAACCGTGACTCCGTCAGCACGGATGCCACCGTTCCCACAGCCTGGAGTGAACAGGAGAATCTGAAGTGGAAACTCGGTCTTCCCGGTGCAGGCGCGTCCAGTCCCATCGTGTGGGGTGGCAAGGTGTTCGTGACGTGCTTCTCCGGCCAGAAGGAGGATGGCGATGTGAGCGCACTGGTGCGCCACGTCCTTTGTATCGACAAGGTCACCGGGCAGAAACTCTGGCAGAAGGACTACCCCACCACGCAGCAGGATGACGAGTGGCGCGGCATGATCCGCGAGCACGGCTACACCAGCAACACCCCGGTGACCGATGGCGCGCATGTGTACGTGCACTGGGGCAAGGGCGGTGTCGTTGCGCTGGACATGGACGGCAAGGAAGTGTGGAAGGCCCCCACCGGCAGCGAGTCAGGGCGTCAGCGCTGGGGCTCCTCAGGGTCTCCCGTGCTGTGGAAAAACCTCCTTATCGTCAATGCGGCGGATGAAGCGCAGTCTGTGATCGCCTTCGACAAGGCGACGGGCAGGCAGGTGTGGAAGCAGACCGCCGGATTGCTGGAGGGCGCGTTCAGCTCACCGCAGATCCTCAAGCGCGCGGATGGGCGCGAGGATCTCCTCTTTGCCGCGCCGAGTGAGCTGTGGGGCATGAATCCCGAGACTGGCAAACTGCGCTGGTATGCGCCCACGGGCATCGAGGGAAATGTGGCGCCGGACCCAGTGGTGCAGGGGGAGGACATCTACGTCTTTGGCGGATTCCCCTCCACCATGCGCGTGGCCCTGAAGGCGGGTGACAAAGGCGAGGTGAGCGCCTCCTCCATGCTCTGGCAGGACAGCCAGTCCACCTATGTGCCCACGCCCCTCTACCATGATGGGAAACTCTACGTGGTGAGTGACCAGGGCTTCGCCTGGTGCGCGGATGCAAAGACGGGTGAGATGATCTACCGCGAACGTCTTGGCGGAGCGGCGGATCCCTCGGCTGGAGGGGGCGGACGTCGGGGAGGTGGCAAACCCTTCTATGCCTCCCCGTTGCTCATCGGGGACAAGATCTACGCCGTGAGCCGCAAGCAGGGCACCTACATCCTGGCGGCGAAACCCCAGTTTCAGGTACTGGGCACCAATGTCCTGGTGGGCGACACCACGGATTTCAACGCCACCCCGGCAGTCAGCGACGGCTGCCTCTTCCTGCGGTCGAACAAGGCGCTCTACTGCATTGGCAAGTGA
- a CDS encoding polysaccharide pyruvyl transferase family protein, with product MKIAFVGASGYGNVGDNTYPLIYSRHLSEHELLIYNSDLPEEMPADLDLVVMGGGGILYNNPKGEDPSAPSPHFAKMEHYMKWAIGAGVPYGFSSCGFQFRPDHEAGFRDSLKPWVPYFEQADFITLRSPKCVSLMRDLVGRDIARWYPDTGYLMPGLVDETPAQGSGGLTIVVAGRVSPSDPMSKRFVEFFSSMKYETTWLSMGARVDDEAQLSFARRRYPGTKVMESLTPHEAYLQIARSKLVLTGRFHGMVFARVSGVPFYYPEVVPYKLQAEDLSVPPSHAMGHITVIREALAKLGGAKSTGRAMPAACPDPVP from the coding sequence ATGAAGATCGCGTTCGTGGGCGCGAGTGGCTACGGTAATGTCGGCGACAACACCTATCCCCTGATCTATTCCCGACACCTGTCGGAACATGAACTGCTGATCTACAATTCGGATCTGCCGGAGGAAATGCCGGCGGATCTGGATCTGGTGGTCATGGGTGGTGGTGGTATCCTGTACAATAATCCCAAGGGAGAAGACCCGTCTGCTCCATCGCCGCACTTTGCGAAGATGGAGCACTACATGAAGTGGGCCATCGGGGCTGGAGTGCCCTATGGATTCTCCTCGTGCGGGTTTCAGTTCCGGCCGGATCATGAGGCAGGATTCCGGGACTCGCTCAAGCCGTGGGTGCCTTACTTCGAACAGGCAGACTTCATCACGCTGCGTTCACCGAAATGCGTGAGTCTCATGCGTGATCTCGTGGGACGTGACATTGCCCGGTGGTATCCGGACACAGGCTACCTCATGCCGGGACTCGTGGATGAAACGCCCGCCCAAGGCAGCGGTGGGCTCACCATCGTGGTGGCAGGGCGGGTGTCTCCTTCGGACCCGATGAGCAAACGCTTCGTCGAGTTCTTCAGTTCCATGAAGTATGAAACGACCTGGCTGAGCATGGGCGCGCGCGTGGATGATGAGGCCCAACTCTCCTTCGCGCGGCGACGCTATCCGGGTACCAAGGTGATGGAGTCGTTGACTCCGCATGAGGCCTACCTTCAGATCGCGCGTTCAAAGCTGGTGCTCACAGGCCGTTTCCACGGCATGGTATTCGCGCGGGTGAGCGGGGTGCCCTTCTACTATCCGGAGGTGGTTCCCTACAAGTTGCAGGCAGAAGACCTCAGCGTGCCTCCCTCGCATGCGATGGGACACATCACAGTGATCCGGGAGGCGCTGGCGAAGCTGGGCGGTGCGAAATCCACTGGGCGAGCCATGCCTGCAGCCTGTCCAGATCCAGTGCCTTGA
- a CDS encoding glycosyltransferase family 4 protein → MNTPSNHSPAQAAPSFQAQLTSKTSTTILASGSGVPVNALEVSPRTSRKKAREATTIMAQAAVRSTPAKGRLLWVGDATVPTGFATVTHSVLAHLHRDWEVFVSGINYSGARHEYPYTILPAWQGGDMWGMNRFAALCEEIAPDVAIINNDWWNVAAFLDHAPKTLPIIGYMPVDGAHLDPADIRRLESLSAAVWYTDYGYQQAVQAGFTGSRHVIPHGLDGSQWQPVEKKAARARLGLQLPENAFVVGNVNRNQPRKRLDVTIRLFAQWTKAHDVKDAWLLLHCAKKDTGWNLERVARFYGVAGRLILTGPEELHEACDASHLQDTYNALDVQVSTTLGEGWGLTTMEGMACGVPQIVPDWAALGEWAEPAIKVPCTTELVHPEINTVGALPDDECFVQSLQQIYTDASLRQRLSREGMAHVRQPQYAWSQVAAQFETLFPQAQGSTRIKTQSPAFVPAAL, encoded by the coding sequence ATGAACACACCCAGCAACCACTCTCCCGCCCAAGCAGCTCCCAGCTTCCAGGCACAACTCACTTCCAAGACCTCTACCACCATCCTTGCCAGCGGCTCCGGCGTTCCCGTGAATGCCCTGGAGGTCTCTCCGCGTACTTCGCGGAAGAAGGCCCGCGAGGCCACGACGATCATGGCGCAGGCCGCCGTGCGCAGCACTCCGGCAAAGGGCCGCCTCCTGTGGGTGGGAGACGCCACGGTTCCCACGGGTTTCGCCACGGTCACGCACTCCGTGCTCGCGCATCTGCATCGCGACTGGGAGGTCTTTGTTTCCGGCATCAACTACAGCGGCGCCCGCCACGAATATCCCTACACCATTCTGCCCGCCTGGCAGGGCGGTGACATGTGGGGCATGAATCGCTTCGCCGCGCTCTGCGAGGAGATCGCGCCGGACGTAGCCATCATCAACAATGATTGGTGGAATGTGGCCGCCTTCCTTGATCATGCGCCCAAGACTCTGCCGATCATTGGCTACATGCCGGTTGATGGTGCGCATCTTGATCCCGCGGATATCCGTCGCCTGGAATCACTCTCCGCCGCCGTGTGGTACACGGACTACGGCTACCAGCAGGCGGTGCAGGCCGGATTCACCGGCTCACGGCACGTGATCCCTCACGGGCTGGATGGCTCGCAGTGGCAGCCCGTGGAGAAGAAGGCCGCACGCGCACGGCTGGGCCTTCAGCTTCCTGAGAACGCTTTCGTGGTGGGTAATGTGAACCGCAACCAGCCCCGCAAGCGCCTGGATGTAACCATCCGCCTTTTTGCCCAGTGGACCAAGGCGCATGATGTGAAGGATGCCTGGCTTCTGCTGCATTGCGCAAAGAAGGACACGGGGTGGAATCTGGAACGCGTGGCCCGCTTCTACGGAGTCGCGGGTCGCTTGATCCTCACTGGACCGGAAGAGCTCCATGAGGCGTGCGACGCCTCGCACCTGCAGGACACCTACAATGCACTCGATGTGCAGGTGTCCACCACCTTGGGCGAAGGCTGGGGGCTCACCACCATGGAAGGCATGGCCTGCGGCGTGCCGCAGATCGTGCCGGACTGGGCCGCGCTGGGTGAATGGGCAGAGCCCGCCATCAAGGTGCCTTGCACCACGGAATTGGTCCACCCCGAGATCAACACGGTAGGAGCGCTTCCTGATGACGAATGCTTCGTGCAGAGCCTCCAGCAGATCTACACGGATGCCAGCCTGCGTCAGCGCCTCTCGCGCGAAGGCATGGCCCATGTCCGGCAGCCGCAGTACGCCTGGAGCCAGGTGGCTGCCCAGTTCGAGACCCTCTTCCCGCAAGCCCAAGGGTCCACCCGGATCAAGACCCAGTCCCCGGCGTTCGTTCCCGCCGCTCTATGA
- a CDS encoding serine/threonine-protein kinase — protein MKSEKDPHSLAALTPPGEHQSPIADPFDLGAFNPPSIEELDQQIPAYEFLEFIDRGGMGAVYRARQRSLNRVVAIKLLPVSLRNRRVFAERFGREARALALLNHPNIVSVYDSGEASGGCLYYAMEYVKGTNLRRFMKEGRATAKQLLNIAMQVCEALQFAHSRGVVHRDVKPANILIDENGRAKVADFGLAKVIGAPPQHLLTGASDALGTPDYMAPEAVTRDYEVDHRADIYSLGVMLYEMLTNHVPKGAWEPPSRAVGVDERFDEVVSRALQVDPKRRYQSVGDLSTVVRQLIDPITGAAPNPSPLERTPVPGDPDPPASPSATTVHLRKKPRGPWWRNLSWGFSTLSLLALGYFIFGDSSGVMERARTYFFGMTPSKEMAPSPSATHPPPQTATAPSERREAQAALARTVFARGGTINYVTEGAPLQMMGGEYEIRSEVDLPKEDFEIWRISFHQAPAFRDQDLAVVVDAAAIAGSVQNLNLASTKITSTGLGYLSRLAESLTSLNLKDTQGFNEGAVESLAALRNLRLLRINAVVSDPNIIDVGPELRLINQLQNALPDLKISEY, from the coding sequence ATGAAATCAGAGAAGGATCCTCACAGTCTGGCCGCTCTAACCCCGCCAGGGGAGCATCAGTCGCCGATAGCGGATCCGTTTGATCTGGGCGCATTCAACCCACCTTCCATCGAGGAACTTGATCAGCAGATCCCTGCGTATGAATTTCTCGAGTTCATCGATCGCGGAGGGATGGGCGCGGTGTATCGGGCCCGACAGCGCAGCCTGAATCGCGTTGTTGCCATCAAGCTGCTCCCGGTATCGCTGCGGAATCGCCGGGTGTTTGCCGAGCGTTTTGGCCGCGAAGCCCGGGCGCTGGCGCTGCTGAACCATCCGAATATTGTTTCCGTGTATGACTCGGGTGAGGCCAGCGGCGGCTGCCTTTACTACGCCATGGAGTATGTGAAGGGCACGAACCTCCGCCGCTTCATGAAGGAGGGACGCGCGACCGCGAAGCAACTCCTCAATATCGCCATGCAGGTGTGCGAGGCGCTGCAGTTCGCCCACTCCCGTGGTGTAGTACACCGTGATGTAAAGCCGGCGAACATCCTCATTGATGAAAATGGACGCGCCAAGGTGGCGGACTTCGGCCTGGCCAAGGTCATCGGCGCGCCACCCCAGCACCTGCTCACCGGCGCCAGCGATGCGCTGGGCACGCCGGACTACATGGCGCCCGAGGCCGTGACCCGCGACTACGAGGTCGATCATCGTGCTGACATCTATTCCCTGGGCGTGATGCTCTATGAAATGCTCACGAATCATGTGCCGAAGGGCGCCTGGGAGCCGCCTTCACGTGCCGTGGGTGTGGACGAGAGGTTTGATGAAGTGGTGAGCCGCGCGCTTCAGGTGGATCCCAAGCGGCGCTACCAGAGCGTGGGGGATCTCAGCACGGTGGTGCGTCAGTTGATAGATCCGATTACGGGAGCTGCCCCCAATCCCTCGCCTCTTGAGCGCACCCCGGTGCCCGGCGATCCAGATCCACCGGCCAGCCCGTCTGCCACCACGGTGCACTTGCGAAAGAAGCCAAGGGGGCCCTGGTGGAGAAACCTGAGCTGGGGATTCTCCACCCTTTCGTTGCTTGCCTTGGGATATTTCATCTTCGGGGATTCCAGCGGCGTGATGGAGAGGGCACGAACCTACTTCTTTGGCATGACCCCGTCCAAGGAGATGGCGCCGTCGCCTTCTGCCACCCATCCGCCGCCTCAGACGGCGACCGCGCCGTCCGAACGCCGGGAGGCACAGGCCGCGCTGGCCCGCACGGTCTTTGCGAGGGGTGGAACGATCAACTACGTCACAGAGGGTGCGCCGCTGCAGATGATGGGCGGCGAATACGAAATTCGTTCGGAAGTGGACCTGCCCAAGGAAGATTTCGAAATCTGGCGCATCTCGTTTCATCAGGCGCCTGCTTTCCGGGATCAGGATCTCGCGGTCGTGGTGGATGCCGCTGCCATCGCCGGGTCTGTGCAAAACCTCAATCTCGCCAGTACCAAGATTACCTCCACCGGTCTGGGATATCTCTCGCGCCTGGCGGAGTCGCTCACCAGTCTCAATCTGAAAGATACCCAGGGATTCAATGAGGGAGCGGTTGAGTCACTGGCCGCCCTTCGGAATCTTCGCCTGCTCAGAATCAATGCTGTCGTGTCCGACCCCAACATCATCGATGTCGGTCCCGAACTCCGCCTGATCAACCAGCTTCAGAACGCACTGCCGGACCTCAAGATCAGCGAGTATTGA
- a CDS encoding ROK family protein, translating into MTSQAVTAVGVDFGGTSIKLGVCRGETLLETDAPIITGDYKEPDALIRAMAERVEKLCVKYPDIAAIGVGVPGLVDFDKGFVHVLTNVPGWHHIPLRKILGDLTGLPITVENDANAMAYAEWRYGAAKGMKNVVALTLGTGVGGGLILNGQMYRGGHFSAGEIGQMSIHFEGTSGHYGNLGALEKYVGNNQIAEHAVHRYAQAGVHREASECTPKAIAEAAHAGDDIARQVWGEVADWLGTALASIAWLLNPDAFVIGGGVAQAGPLLFEPLEAKMKSMLSTVVWEGLKLVPAKFSNESGIIGNAALAADMSATLSR; encoded by the coding sequence ATGACTTCCCAGGCAGTCACAGCAGTCGGCGTCGATTTTGGCGGCACCTCCATCAAGCTGGGTGTTTGCCGTGGTGAGACCCTGCTGGAAACGGATGCACCTATCATCACCGGTGACTACAAGGAACCCGATGCCCTGATTCGTGCCATGGCAGAGCGCGTGGAGAAGTTGTGCGTGAAGTATCCGGACATTGCTGCGATTGGTGTGGGTGTTCCGGGACTCGTGGACTTCGACAAGGGGTTTGTCCACGTGCTGACCAATGTCCCGGGATGGCATCACATTCCCCTGCGCAAAATCCTGGGCGATCTCACCGGCCTTCCCATCACTGTGGAGAATGACGCCAATGCCATGGCCTACGCGGAGTGGCGCTATGGTGCGGCCAAGGGGATGAAGAATGTCGTGGCACTCACCCTTGGTACTGGTGTGGGTGGAGGTTTGATTCTCAATGGCCAGATGTATCGCGGCGGACATTTCTCCGCCGGGGAAATCGGGCAGATGAGCATCCACTTCGAAGGCACCAGCGGGCACTACGGCAATCTCGGCGCCCTGGAGAAGTACGTGGGCAACAATCAGATCGCTGAGCACGCCGTGCACCGGTATGCGCAGGCCGGAGTACATCGCGAAGCCTCAGAGTGCACTCCCAAAGCGATCGCGGAAGCAGCGCATGCGGGTGATGACATTGCACGCCAGGTCTGGGGTGAAGTAGCAGACTGGCTCGGAACGGCACTGGCGAGCATTGCCTGGCTGCTGAATCCCGATGCGTTTGTGATCGGTGGCGGTGTGGCGCAGGCAGGACCGCTCCTGTTTGAGCCTTTGGAAGCAAAGATGAAATCCATGCTCTCCACCGTGGTTTGGGAAGGTTTGAAACTGGTTCCGGCTAAATTTAGCAATGAATCCGGCATCATTGGCAACGCTGCCCTGGCGGCGGACATGAGCGCCACCCTCTCGCGCTGA